A stretch of DNA from Manihot esculenta cultivar AM560-2 chromosome 7, M.esculenta_v8, whole genome shotgun sequence:
AATAATTAGGCTAGTTATTTTTCACAACCATGAATGATTTGTAGTTGTTGAGTAGACATAGAAGAGTAAACGAACCAAATTATTCGTATGCTATTTGATATtggatttgataaaaaattattagatttGGCTCGTTTAGAATTCGAACTCACTTTTTAAACTCGTTTAATAAACAAACTGAATTTGAACTTAACAGTATTCGCCTCATTTAGACTCGCGAGTTTGGCtcgtttttaaatttatgaataagCTCGCGAGCAGATTTGTGAACAAACTTGCAAGCAGACTCGCTAACATATTCGTTCGCCAACACCAATCTCACTCCGAAAATTAAAGAGATGTGGAGAATTGTggcttttttgtaaaaaaacaaccctactatatatatattttttattaattttaaatttgaaagatttcaattaaataaaaaaattaaattaaaaatttcttaataatcttataatttaaattttatttttaatttaaatttatttataatttaaaaaaatttaacatttgaattttttaaatttgttttgtaaaatttaaattgacttGTTAacgtaataaataaatttattatgaattaaaCTATACTGAACTCGAATTTAATATGTACTTTAATTGAACAAATTCGAATCGAACTTaaactcaaaattttaaatttattttatatcaaatcTTAATTCGGGTCGATTTGATATTACCGTTTTGCAATGCTAAGTCAATGCAAGGAGAAAAAAGAGTATGACAAAAAAGGCAGCAACGCAGAGGATGCTGACTGAATTTTGAGGGCAAACGATGAATTATCACGgccaaaatcaattcaattgaacTGTTCATTACACTGTGCAATGGCTAACCGCTCTTTATATGATACTATATTAATTTGTAGTACAAACTTTAAAAAATGGAAATATTACATGAGAAATCTGACTTGAAAAGAACAAATACAAACTTCATGTATATGCAACAAGAACCATGTTAATATGGAAAAACTTAACAGGCAACCGTTACCTTCCCTATATGGCTTCTTGATTATTAGGGGCTTCTTCTTCTGTATCCTGCAATTGCCACTCAACGAAATGGTTTCTTCTTACGTAAATTTTGTTAAAAGCTGTAATGGAACTATCTTGTTTGCCAATGAATGACTATTCCTATTTTGTTTGGTAACTTAGCTGCTCCTCCAAGTGTATGCAAGCCTACCACAAAGATGGAGGCGGCTCTCTGCATTTCTGATATTGCTCTTCAGAGCTCATTTCCATATGATGTCTCCCAAAAATTTAAGTGCTGGCACTCCTCTGATCTCTACATTGACTAGGGGTGCCTGTATCGATGTCAAGCTGGTGAGTTCAGAATCATTTTGTACCATTTGAAGGGCGCGCACCTGATCCTGAAACGGTTTTAACAGAAACTGTTGATGTTAAAATTTCaataccttcctctgatactgCTAATACtagtttgaaaataaaattaccaTACCCTTCTCTTCATTGCAAATGTGGATAATGCAGTTGTAAAAGTGCATCTAGCCTGGATATCCtaccccattttactttcattaatgaaataagaaaaaaaaggttTCCTGCCAACCTTACAACAGCAAGAATATTCATCCGTCACTTATTGTATAGATAATACTTAACTGTAAAAATTTATTACCCTGGGAATCATAACTATGACAAACTCTGGAGCCTGTCTCATGAAAAAGCTCATGCACTTTTATCATCCTCTCCCTCATTAGTTCCAATTTGTCAGactacaaaaaatatatatcataaaAGTAGAACGAGTACAAAAACTAGAAGTACTGGGAGCAGATGTGCTTCCAGAGAGTTCCTTACAGGTCTATACTAACCTTAACTAGTTGATTTCATGCAAAAGCaaatattatttcataaaattatttatatgtgtAGGGCGAGTGGTTTAATAATGATGGTTTGGCAGTGTTCTAGATCAATCTTTAAACAGCACTTTTGTCTGCCTTTGCAGCTAACAAATAAGGAAAAAAGGAAAGATAGACAGTGTTGGTTCACTTTGTTGTTTTGCATTTCGTTGTTTATCAAATCGTTTTGCCTTACAAAATTTTCTCGGTGAAGTTTCTGCCTAAGAAAAGCGCCTAATAGTTCTAGAATAAAATTTGACTTGGGCAATTGAATATAAATGAATAATCCTCCAATTGTATGAAGCTGGAAGTCCAATATTCTTTACATTGATACACAGGATtagatttttttctttcttcttttttttttctgttcagGACATGGTAACGTGCATGCATTGCATTTTTTTAGTAATATAAAGTTGATCACAAAGATGGAGGGAACTCTATAAAATAAAGGCAATGAACATCACGTAAAAGCAACTTTAACCTCTAATTAGTCTCTACCAGTCTGCCTGAAACCCTACTgtttctcctcttctcttcttaCTTCATTGACAGAATCCATTTCAAAATCCAACTTCTTATATTCAAGAAATGGATTGTTTGCTCTTCTCCTCTTCAAAATCACCTCTGATTCCTTCATCAACTTAATGTACTCCTTCCTGATCATCGCCATTGGATGCCTCTCCATAGCCAGTTCATCATCACCATATGCCTCCTTAAGAATTGTTGTGCAAGTCTTGTTCCTGAAAGACAAGTAAAACATGTGGGGATGCCTTTCAAATGCCTTATGCACCTTCTGGGGCAACTCAAAATACTTCTTAAGGCACAAAAGCTTCTTCCTTTCTACTGAATGCTCaacaaacaaagaaagaaattcGTGAAGCaaacccacaactcttttctctCCAATATCACTGTTAGGATCTAAATGTGAATTATCTTCATAGGGTGATACATAAGGAAGTTTTTGGAACTCTTTCAACCAATCCTGAATCTTTCTCCTCAACCTCAAACCCTTTGATGGGAAAAGGGGAAATTCAATTGCCTCCATTGGCTCTCCATAATATAACCCTTTCCTCATTGCATTTTTCTGCAATACTGACAAAATCTTTTTGGTACTTTCAACACCCAATCCCTTTGATCCATCCTCCAACTCCACAACTCTAAAAGAACTGTCAAAATTCTTATCTTGATGCTGCAAAAAATCTTCCGGTAAACCCAAATACCATAACATGCCTTTAATAATCTTGAAAGGCAATACCTTCTCCTTACTCATTAATATAAACTTCTTCAATCTCTCTTTCAAATCCTCTTTATACTCCTCAAGCACCTTGTTCTCTTCTCTATTAATTGCAGCAGCTTCTTCCGTCAATCTAAACCAAGGCAAATTATATTTTGGACCAACAAACTCCTCAAAGATTGAGGGATATTGTCTCAAAAACCTAGCAACCTTGATCTTCACATCAAATTGCAGTCCTCTTTTTGATACATCAGAGATTGGGATACAACCATTTGGGTTTTGGGCTatgaaatctttcaaagaaaggATGGGTTTGAGCTCCTTGGACTTGTGTATGTGCTCTATCGACTCATAGTATGAATCTTTCTTCCATACAAAATGACATCAGCAGACAGTGGAAGTTATGATATGGTCCACGTGGCAAAAGGAGACCATAGAGGTAGGACTAGTGTCCTTGTGATGATAATTCTAGTTACAGTTAGAAATTGTTGGGAACATGGTTGTGGCATCATTTGATTTTCTTTGGCAAACCGGCCCTTTTTTTGTATTAAAGCATTAAGCATGCACAAATCATGGTTTCGTTTTTGCATTTTAGAGGTCAATGGTTAGGCGACCATAACCTCGGACTTTCTTAGTTAAGTTGTGTAAACGTTAACAAAGACTGGGTGCAGCTCAGGGACCTTGGAAATTTCTCAAATAACTGGAACTGGAGTTAACATTATGGAGGGTACTCATCCACATAACTGCAGGTTAGTGTGTACTGTTGAGGTAGCTTTTGGTAGAGGTGATTAGCACGGGAAAGGATTGGATTTTGAAAAGTGACAAAGAACAATTGTTTCAAGACACTAGACTTGGGTTTTGGAAGGAACATGGAAATTGAAACCACTGGCTACTATGTGGCGGACACTTTGTACCAATAAGCTGCAAGTGGAGACAAGTAGTGGATGTCAATGCTGGGTCATTTGCttttgaaaatttgaaaaacATAATCAAGTTAAGTGGtttgtttaatttaattcaatgaaTTGTAGTTCTATAACAATTAAGttcaatcaaaatatttttaaggaaaaatacagaaaaaaaatattatctgaTTTAgcaatttgatattttaagatatgtagttcaaaaaatatcaaaatggtACCATGTAATTGTCACCATCAGCAGTTAAGAAGTATTATTTAAATCTTCCTCCAAGAACTCTGAGGTTCAAGCCCTCTAACCCGAGAATTCTCCTCCTTTCTATTTTCAAGGAAAGGTCTTACCTTCCTATGACTTATGCTAATTAGCTATACCCTCCATTCTCAAAGCCCTTGCTCATACTCCTCCTATTCCACCTGCAATACTCCTTAAACTTTCACCCTCACCTTTTGTTGCCGTTTACATGACCATGCTCATCTTTTGCTTCCCGTTTCTCCCTTCACCTATTTCCTTCTCTTTTGCCATCACGCATCAAAAGTATGACTAGACAAGAACATGACTAACCTGATTGCCAGGGTAGATTACGCGCGAAATAAAGAATACTCAAACCCAAATCTTGTTATATAATACCAGAAATCATCCCAAGTCTAATTagaatttatctttttatactTGTACCAGTTCCAAACACCCTAACAATCACCTGCATAAGACCCATGCACGCTCGAACCAGattatttaatgtttttttcTCAAAAGGTAGTGTATATTGGTTATTTGAATTTAGATAACCGAACatgaaatcaaaaaaattaaagaacatTACAAAGgaaaattatagattttaaaacaattaaataacGACACAATTCCATTTCATACAAACAGGAATCATTTGTTAAAAACCAATATCTAAAACTGTCACGATCATCTAAAGTGCAGTATATAATAAACAGAGAAAAAAATCTAGAAGTTCAGACAGCAAATCCCTAATACTCCTTCATTGTGGTGAAAGCTCCATTGGCCCCAAAGCCAAAGAACTCATATTTGCTAAATTATGAGAGGAAATGAACAATGCAAGACAAAACATGTAAAGCATCAGGAAAAAGTTCAATCAGAAATTAACCTAGAAATAGAGAATTCTCAATTTTCCCTTTATAATGAAACTGCATTTAATaccacattttaatttttaaagtcaGCAAATATGTTCCATAAATACTTTCTACTTATCCCATCCTACTCATCCTTCTGTTATTTAATTTGACAGAAATAAACATACTAAAGAGTCTGTCAAGTATATAactgtttataaaaaaattactaacaaAGAAAACAGGAGTATTATAGCCTAGCTCACTTTCACCCAAAATTCAAATGGGAACATATCCACAAAGAAAAATGTTTAATCATTTTCTGGTCTTTCCCCTCAATTCCTTTTCAATACATTATGCAGCTACTTTCCCATTATTTTTACTGTAATTTCACTGCCAAAAGGATAAACTCCACCTACATCATCAAATACAAATCAGTCTCCCACTTCTATTTTTAACAGTCTCAAGAAACCAAACAGATCATACCTACATTACCCCCTCTCTTGCAAACTTATCTACACCTAGCCGCttatttcagaaaaaaaaaaatgcccGCAACCACAACCATCATAATGGAGGATCAAAATAAAACCCATCACCATTTTTGGGCAATTGCTTTTGCTATTTGGTAGGTTAATTAACGACAAATCTAAgtagaaaatattaaatcatCAAAGGCAAATCTAATAGCAAAGGataagaagaagaaataaaCTCTTACTACAATAGCAAGGTCGATCGACAGTTTTGGTCCACTGGTCCTTAGCAGAGACAACAGCAGAAACGACAATCAAGGAAAGCGCAGTAGCAGGCAAGGAGCAGAACCAGCAAGCAACAACGAACCAGCGATGGATTTGCTTCTTCTCAGGTATCTCTTGGTCTCAATTTCTTCCCGAAAATGGCTTGAGAGAAAGGATTTCTGGtgataaaagaaattatttctCTCGGTCTTGAAGAAGAGTTTGCTGGTGATAAGAGTATTTCTCTCGGTCTCGAAGAAGAGCGTGCTGGAGAAGGAAAGGAAGTTAGGGTCTCTCCATATTAGGAAACGACGTAGTATTAGTAATTTTCTGcataacttaaaaattttaaaattaatatttaaaataaaatttaaaattgcttGTTTTAGAACTTAGCAACCAAATTATTGGTCCCATTTAGTCGCTAAATCTTAAACAAATAATGTTGTTCCAATCATTCATCTACAGGTGTCAAAATTCTTTAAGCACTAAACTTTAACTGTTGATTTGTCGCCAAATAGACACAAATTCGTTGCTCAAATTATTACAAAATATGGCGCCATACTTTCATCAGGAAAACGTGGCCATATCATCGCTACTTTAGTCACTGTTATTTTGCGCCATATATTCATGCTAAATTTAatgattattaaaaattttatcactcTTTAGCGACGAAATAGTTATTGGTGAATTTCTCtttgaataaatataaattagctaaatttaattattattttattatttttttaatgattagtAATTATTACGAagaatgagatttttttttaaaaaatatactcttTCATATttctaattaagaaaaaatattttttttaaattaaaattatatagaaacTTTTAAATTAGTATCGAATTAAGTATATCTTGTAAGAGTAAAAAAAACAGTTATAAGTTATTAAACACATAgatttacataaatttattattttattaacactgtatattaatattttgttacataaaatgattttattgtaattttatgatATAACCATTATAcatgaaataaaaaagaaattttacaatataatcattatataaaataattttattgtaattttttattttggtagGTTTTATATAGATTTAATATAAACCAATAAtcaatatttaattgttatgCGTATAAagattgaataattttttattttgtttcactTTTAAACCcaaa
This window harbors:
- the LOC110619043 gene encoding protein WHAT'S THIS FACTOR 9, mitochondrial: CHFVWKKDSYYESIEHIHKSKELKPILSLKDFIAQNPNGCIPISDVSKRGLQFDVKIKVARFLRQYPSIFEEFVGPKYNLPWFRLTEEAAAINREENKVLEEYKEDLKERLKKFILMSKEKVLPFKIIKGMLWYLGLPEDFLQHQDKNFDSSFRVVELEDGSKGLGVESTKKILSVLQKNAMRKGLYYGEPMEAIEFPLFPSKGLRLRRKIQDWLKEFQKLPYVSPYEDNSHLDPNSDIGEKRVVGLLHEFLSLFVEHSVERKKLLCLKKYFELPQKVHKAFERHPHMFYLSFRNKTCTTILKEAYGDDELAMERHPMAMIRKEYIKLMKESEVILKRRRANNPFLEYKKLDFEMDSVNEVRREEEKQ